From a region of the Methylomonas rapida genome:
- a CDS encoding energy transducer TonB — protein MSIPAGSLPHFASSGGHVEWDASDADFATPQKPLLPGKLASKALGQFKYDSENHERKWHDYALLGVLSLFVHTTVVQQFDHLSMEQEIIEPAKPLPKIQITLSRPQPKPIAPPPPVAQPKPPKPKVVPLKPQKPKPVPKVVEQTPAPEPTPIVNDAPPAPVSAPPAPPAPVIQEKITPPTAGADYLHNPAPEYPEIAQERGWEGKVLMKVHVQPNGKPDSVTVVKSSGQKVLDDAAVKTVYKWSFVPAKRGDTPIAGFVTVPISFNLS, from the coding sequence ATGAGTATCCCCGCAGGCTCTTTACCCCACTTTGCATCATCCGGAGGCCATGTCGAATGGGATGCGTCGGACGCCGACTTCGCAACGCCGCAGAAGCCGCTCTTGCCGGGCAAACTCGCGAGCAAGGCGCTTGGACAGTTCAAATACGACAGCGAAAATCACGAACGCAAATGGCATGACTACGCGCTGCTGGGCGTTTTATCGCTCTTCGTTCATACCACGGTGGTTCAGCAGTTCGACCATCTAAGCATGGAACAGGAAATCATAGAACCGGCCAAACCCTTGCCCAAGATACAGATCACACTGTCTAGGCCGCAACCTAAACCCATTGCGCCTCCGCCTCCTGTTGCCCAACCCAAGCCGCCGAAACCGAAGGTGGTGCCTTTGAAACCGCAAAAGCCCAAGCCGGTTCCCAAGGTGGTCGAGCAAACGCCGGCGCCCGAGCCGACGCCCATCGTCAATGATGCGCCCCCCGCTCCGGTCTCCGCGCCACCCGCTCCACCCGCGCCGGTCATCCAGGAAAAAATCACGCCGCCGACCGCGGGCGCGGATTATTTGCACAACCCTGCGCCGGAATACCCCGAAATCGCGCAGGAACGCGGCTGGGAAGGCAAGGTACTCATGAAGGTGCATGTTCAGCCCAACGGCAAACCGGACAGCGTGACTGTCGTCAAGTCCAGCGGCCAGAAGGTATTGGACGATGCCGCGGTCAAAACGGTTTACAAGTGGTCCTTCGTACCGGCCAAACGTGGCGACACGCCGATAGCCGGCTTTGTGACCGTACCCATTTCTTTCAACTTATCCTGA
- a CDS encoding ISAzo13 family transposase, translating to MVNFLALLSEFTAGDPMREGVLWTNLSRCEISRRLREMGTPASRHTVRKLLRKHGLGQRKARKKKSMGAHPDRNAQFENIARLKAEYLAAGEPVISIDTKKKELIGDFAREGHTHTQAPVETLDHDFPSAGQGKLIPHGIYDVARNEGTIHLNTSHDTSELCCDSIALWWQRQGREHYPHAKRLLILCDGGGSNAANRHVFKEAVQALAECLGLEIRIAHYPPYCSKHNPIEHRLFPHITRACQGVVFHTLDIAKQFMEKAKTTTGLKVTVDILTGIYETGKKCAADFIQNMRIVFDDFLPRWNYRALPQNR from the coding sequence TTGGTTAACTTTCTGGCACTGCTGTCGGAATTCACCGCCGGTGATCCGATGCGGGAAGGTGTGTTATGGACCAATCTATCGCGTTGCGAAATTAGTCGCCGGTTACGGGAGATGGGAACGCCGGCTAGCCGTCATACAGTGCGCAAGCTGTTGCGAAAACACGGCCTGGGCCAACGCAAGGCGCGCAAGAAAAAATCCATGGGCGCCCATCCCGACCGCAATGCCCAATTCGAAAACATTGCTCGTCTCAAAGCGGAATACTTGGCTGCTGGAGAGCCCGTGATCAGCATCGACACCAAGAAGAAAGAACTCATCGGTGACTTCGCCCGCGAAGGGCATACCCATACACAAGCCCCTGTCGAAACGCTGGATCATGATTTTCCAAGTGCTGGCCAAGGTAAGCTCATTCCGCATGGTATTTATGACGTGGCTCGGAATGAAGGCACGATTCACCTCAATACCAGCCACGATACCAGCGAATTGTGTTGCGATAGCATCGCCCTGTGGTGGCAACGGCAGGGCCGCGAGCACTACCCCCATGCCAAGCGGTTATTAATCCTGTGTGATGGGGGTGGCAGTAATGCCGCTAATCGTCATGTTTTCAAAGAAGCCGTGCAGGCTTTGGCAGAATGTTTGGGCTTGGAAATTCGCATCGCACACTATCCGCCCTATTGCTCAAAGCACAATCCGATTGAGCATCGCTTGTTTCCGCACATCACCCGCGCCTGCCAAGGTGTCGTGTTTCATACGCTCGACATTGCCAAGCAATTTATGGAAAAAGCTAAGACCACAACCGGATTAAAAGTCACGGTCGACATTTTGACCGGTATCTATGAAACCGGAAAGAAATGTGCCGCCGATTTCATCCAAAACATGCGAATCGTATTTGATGATTTTCTACCCCGATGGAATTACCGAGCTCTGCCTCAAAACAGGTAA
- a CDS encoding lectin, which yields MKKTYLVVGWIVLSVNSAYAQQPPADAPKPPLGFFVTSKGVGNGANLGGLAGADAHCQKLAGEVGAGNRTWRAYLSTQAEGSQPAVNARDRIGKGPWANAAGVIVANDVAHLHGDTLELAQLGNNLHRKTAYTEKGEPIKGVGDQPNEHDIITGSRPDGTAYTDAADHTCKNYTSNAEGSVRVGHFDRTNGGRTGGNVSWNSTHDSRGCSQENLVSTGGAGYFYCFAAD from the coding sequence ATGAAAAAAACATATCTGGTTGTCGGGTGGATTGTGCTGAGCGTCAATTCAGCATACGCGCAACAGCCCCCTGCGGATGCGCCAAAGCCGCCCTTGGGTTTTTTTGTCACCAGTAAGGGGGTGGGCAATGGGGCGAACTTGGGCGGTTTGGCCGGCGCGGACGCCCATTGCCAGAAACTGGCCGGCGAGGTTGGTGCCGGCAATCGAACTTGGCGGGCTTATTTGAGCACGCAGGCCGAAGGCAGTCAGCCAGCCGTCAACGCCCGCGATCGCATCGGTAAGGGACCTTGGGCCAACGCGGCCGGCGTTATCGTCGCCAACGACGTCGCGCACCTGCATGGCGATACCTTGGAGCTGGCGCAACTGGGCAACAACCTGCATCGGAAGACGGCATACACCGAGAAGGGCGAGCCGATCAAAGGTGTGGGCGATCAGCCCAACGAACACGACATCATCACGGGTTCCAGGCCGGATGGAACGGCCTATACGGATGCCGCCGATCACACCTGTAAAAATTACACCAGCAACGCTGAAGGCAGTGTCCGCGTCGGCCATTTCGACCGTACCAACGGCGGCAGAACCGGCGGCAATGTATCGTGGAACTCGACTCACGACAGCCGGGGCTGCAGCCAAGAGAATTTGGTGAGTACGGGCGGTGCCGGATATTTTTACTGCTTTGCTGCCGATTAG
- a CDS encoding class II glutamine amidotransferase → MCLILYKPKHVKVDLDLLHSASQYNPHGYGLMALSGPQKIHVIRGLHGSFDHLRRACEHFTRHECVIHLRLRTRGYINNANTHPFKLTDAVYMAHNGTLDINCRVPGRSDSWHMANDVLSPLLQYSSSLLHNENFQRYLSEKIGSDNRMVFMDAHRQKTIIINEPLGIEFKGVWLSNTKWFDAARFGVAAANPLHESTPAQHRTRLDLLSGRFGQQFNAFHWAGRNHHRQLGRSCRASQLSGGRQETE, encoded by the coding sequence ATGTGCCTGATTCTTTACAAACCCAAGCATGTCAAAGTTGACTTGGATTTGCTGCATTCGGCGAGTCAATACAATCCACATGGGTATGGCTTGATGGCATTGAGCGGTCCGCAAAAAATTCATGTCATTCGGGGCTTGCATGGCAGTTTCGATCATTTGCGGCGTGCGTGCGAGCATTTCACCAGACATGAATGTGTCATACATTTGCGTTTACGGACGCGCGGTTATATCAATAATGCCAATACGCATCCATTTAAACTAACCGATGCCGTTTACATGGCGCACAACGGCACGCTGGATATCAATTGCCGGGTGCCAGGGCGCTCGGACAGTTGGCACATGGCTAACGACGTATTGAGCCCGTTGTTGCAGTACAGTTCATCGTTGCTACATAACGAAAATTTCCAACGCTATTTGTCCGAAAAGATAGGTAGCGATAACCGAATGGTTTTCATGGATGCTCATCGCCAGAAGACGATTATCATTAACGAGCCGCTCGGTATCGAATTCAAAGGCGTGTGGTTGAGCAATACGAAATGGTTTGACGCGGCCCGTTTCGGAGTGGCGGCGGCCAATCCCCTCCATGAGAGTACCCCCGCTCAACACCGGACACGATTGGACTTATTGAGCGGGCGCTTTGGACAACAATTCAACGCTTTCCATTGGGCGGGGCGTAATCACCACCGGCAACTTGGGCGTTCATGCCGCGCCTCCCAGCTTTCAGGTGGCCGACAAGAAACCGAATAG
- a CDS encoding (2Fe-2S)-binding protein, giving the protein MSQYTLNINGGTQTLNAGPETPLLWILRDSLMLVGSKFGCGIGQCGACTVHLDGMPTRSCITPVSEVAGRQVTTIEGLSENGDHPLQRAWQELDVPQCGYCQAGQIMSAAALLKKSPHPSDSEIDAALDGNLCRCGTYLRIRAGIHRAAELAGKEAV; this is encoded by the coding sequence ATGAGCCAGTACACACTAAACATCAACGGCGGGACGCAAACGCTGAATGCCGGGCCGGAAACCCCTTTATTATGGATATTGCGCGACTCGCTCATGCTGGTCGGTAGCAAATTTGGCTGCGGCATCGGTCAATGCGGCGCCTGCACGGTGCATCTGGATGGCATGCCGACACGTTCATGCATTACTCCCGTGAGTGAGGTGGCCGGCCGCCAGGTCACAACGATCGAAGGTTTGAGTGAAAACGGCGATCATCCGTTGCAACGAGCCTGGCAAGAGCTGGATGTCCCGCAATGCGGTTATTGTCAGGCCGGGCAAATCATGAGCGCGGCGGCATTGCTGAAAAAATCGCCCCATCCGAGCGACAGCGAAATCGATGCGGCCTTGGACGGCAACCTATGTCGCTGCGGTACCTATCTGAGAATTCGGGCCGGCATCCATCGCGCAGCTGAACTGGCGGGCAAGGAGGCCGTATGA